From a single Campylobacter concisus genomic region:
- a CDS encoding McrC family protein, protein MQQSQITITEFERIYQHDIYKKDFDDIENFILKNSDENAPFLRIVSGVGGKFIQARNYVGVLQTKSGLTIEILPKIADKNDAERSKVVFIKMLNTLKNFPFKSSNLASLKIQNLPLLEIFISMFLCELEALVKKGIKSDYVTLEDNLKFLKGKLNINEQIKRNSIHKERFYVGYSEFLSDIKINQIIKTTLKFLYKKSNFSKNQQKIRELLFIFDDVSTCSDYKNFFANYAINRQVKHYEQTLLWCKIFLLNNSFTPHKGDDLALALLFDMNALFESYVGNFIKKSFPGTILQHSEKHLVENPKSFRLRPDIFLEGKFIADTKWKIIRSRDDISQADLYQLYAYGKKYECDKLYLIYPKIDGIKQESMDFKYDDEMRLKIVYFDLEKDENNANLLT, encoded by the coding sequence ATGCAACAAAGCCAGATAACGATAACTGAGTTCGAGCGTATATATCAGCACGATATATACAAAAAAGACTTTGACGATATAGAAAATTTTATTCTTAAAAATAGCGATGAAAATGCGCCTTTTTTAAGGATAGTAAGCGGGGTTGGCGGAAAATTTATACAGGCAAGAAACTATGTCGGCGTTTTGCAAACAAAAAGTGGCTTAACGATAGAGATTTTGCCAAAAATAGCAGACAAAAACGACGCCGAAAGATCAAAAGTGGTTTTTATAAAAATGCTAAATACGTTAAAAAATTTCCCATTTAAAAGCTCAAATTTAGCCAGTTTAAAAATACAAAATTTACCGCTTTTGGAAATTTTCATCTCTATGTTTTTGTGCGAGCTTGAAGCTCTTGTAAAAAAGGGGATAAAAAGCGACTATGTGACGCTAGAAGATAACCTAAAATTTCTAAAAGGAAAGCTCAATATAAACGAGCAGATCAAAAGAAATAGTATCCACAAAGAACGGTTTTATGTAGGATACAGCGAATTTTTAAGCGACATAAAGATAAATCAAATCATAAAAACAACGCTTAAATTTCTATACAAAAAGTCAAATTTCAGTAAAAATCAACAAAAAATACGCGAGCTTTTGTTTATATTTGATGACGTTTCGACATGTAGCGATTATAAAAACTTCTTTGCCAACTATGCCATAAACCGCCAAGTAAAGCACTACGAGCAAACTCTTTTATGGTGCAAGATCTTTTTGCTTAACAACTCATTTACACCGCACAAGGGCGATGATCTAGCCCTTGCCTTGCTATTTGATATGAATGCGCTTTTTGAAAGCTATGTTGGAAATTTTATAAAGAAAAGCTTTCCAGGCACAATATTACAACACTCAGAAAAACATCTCGTAGAAAACCCAAAAAGCTTTAGGCTAAGGCCTGATATATTTTTAGAAGGCAAATTTATAGCCGATACAAAATGGAAGATCATAAGATCAAGAGATGATATATCGCAAGCCGATCTATACCAGTTATATGCCTACGGCAAAAAATACGAGTGCGATAAGCTCTATCTAATATATCCAAAGATAGATGGCATAAAACAAGAGTCTATGGATTTTAAATACGACGATGAAATGCGGCTTAAAATTGTATATTTTGATCTTGAAAAAGACGAAAATAACGCAAATTTACTAACATAA
- a CDS encoding McrB family protein, translating to MISDNLKNEILDGFDFYKNRYAENTKYRSDDKITYDKLSNFRKNLITFSDDIFNGFKVIDHGKWQNSGNISEYIWNRYKPHGIENKTNLIICFAVLAEPASFYISIDLIKDNINNEEKRQKDKIYEFLETECKKIHISGFKLDKLAWEKYIYFTIENIYTFTTLDYTSLLKALTNVYRLAYEKFYKNTESNQQNNSDNEGYKMTDNDKKLTYPLNQILYGPPGTGKTYNVVRKALEIIEGNASDDMSKFKRYIESGQIKFVTFHQSYGYEEFVEGIKPIFNQDKGLEYKITNGVFKDICKNAIFNVGDTIEGYTISYVGSELIKLKKKNIEGEIPVPIYLIEELVRLLKNGSITIEDIKNRSAAEKNPEILEKYIVNGYTNLFTYLVEYYMEKSSIKTKKRVLIIDEINRGNISKIFGELITLIEPSKRLGADDEIMVELPYSKEKFGVPSNLYIIGTMNTADRSIALMDTALRRRFEFVEMMPEYNNLKEVAGIDIGQMLKTINERIEYLYDRDHTIGHAYFINVSDMETLANVFKNKILPLLQEYFYDDWEKIRLVLGDSQKDENLQLVKIKRNMAVEKLFRGKIDYIDDKILYEINSEAFNNPQNYIEIYKNATKPDNDN from the coding sequence ATGATAAGCGATAATTTAAAAAATGAAATTTTGGATGGATTTGATTTTTACAAAAATAGATACGCCGAAAATACAAAATATAGATCGGACGACAAAATAACGTATGATAAGTTAAGTAACTTTCGTAAAAATTTAATAACTTTTTCTGATGATATTTTTAATGGCTTTAAAGTTATAGATCATGGAAAATGGCAGAATAGTGGAAATATTTCAGAGTATATATGGAATAGATACAAGCCCCATGGAATAGAAAATAAAACAAATTTAATTATTTGTTTTGCCGTCTTGGCTGAGCCAGCTAGTTTTTATATATCTATTGACCTAATCAAAGATAATATAAATAATGAAGAAAAAAGGCAAAAAGATAAAATATATGAGTTTTTAGAAACCGAATGCAAAAAGATACATATATCTGGCTTCAAACTTGATAAACTTGCATGGGAAAAGTATATATACTTTACCATAGAAAATATATATACTTTTACAACTCTTGACTACACAAGCTTACTAAAAGCACTAACAAATGTATATAGGTTGGCATATGAGAAATTTTATAAAAATACGGAAAGCAATCAACAAAACAATAGTGATAATGAAGGATATAAAATGACCGACAATGACAAGAAATTAACTTATCCACTTAATCAAATTTTATACGGTCCTCCTGGAACTGGAAAAACATATAACGTTGTTCGTAAAGCACTAGAAATTATAGAAGGCAATGCGTCAGATGATATGTCTAAATTTAAAAGGTATATTGAAAGCGGACAAATAAAATTCGTAACATTTCATCAAAGCTATGGATATGAGGAATTTGTTGAGGGTATAAAACCTATTTTTAACCAAGATAAGGGATTAGAATACAAAATAACAAATGGAGTTTTTAAAGATATTTGCAAAAATGCAATTTTTAATGTAGGAGATACGATAGAAGGATATACAATCTCTTATGTTGGAAGTGAACTCATAAAACTAAAGAAAAAAAATATAGAAGGAGAAATTCCTGTCCCAATCTATTTAATAGAAGAATTAGTAAGATTATTAAAAAATGGGTCTATTACAATAGAAGATATTAAAAATAGGAGTGCAGCAGAAAAAAATCCAGAAATACTCGAAAAATATATAGTAAATGGTTATACAAATTTGTTCACGTATTTAGTTGAATACTATATGGAAAAATCAAGCATAAAAACAAAAAAACGAGTATTAATCATCGACGAGATCAACCGCGGAAATATATCTAAGATTTTTGGGGAGCTCATAACTCTTATAGAGCCATCAAAAAGGCTCGGAGCAGATGACGAGATAATGGTCGAGTTGCCATACTCAAAAGAGAAATTTGGAGTGCCGTCAAATTTATACATAATAGGCACGATGAATACGGCAGATCGCAGCATAGCTCTTATGGATACGGCGCTTAGAAGAAGGTTTGAATTTGTGGAGATGATGCCAGAATACAATAATCTAAAAGAAGTTGCTGGCATAGATATCGGACAAATGCTAAAAACGATAAACGAACGCATAGAATATCTTTACGACAGAGACCACACGATAGGACATGCTTATTTTATAAATGTGTCAGACATGGAAACGCTTGCAAATGTCTTTAAAAATAAAATTTTACCGCTGCTACAAGAATATTTTTACGACGACTGGGAGAAGATTAGGCTGGTTTTAGGCGATAGTCAAAAAGATGAAAATTTACAGCTTGTTAAAATCAAGAGAAATATGGCAGTTGAAAAACTATTTAGAGGAAAAATCGACTATATAGACGATAAGATTTTATACGAGATAAATAGCGAAGCTTTTAACAATCCGCAAAACTACATAGAAATTTATAAAAATGCAACAAAGCCAGATAACGATAACTGA
- a CDS encoding aryl-sulfate sulfotransferase → MNNVTIYLLLGFFAALILYFQIQKLTKKLDEEGAVPAYQKATQEVLENLSNAEKYPKFCNVIFKKINALRQDILFEDALNSESDKDKALDALEQIREKLETLSKQENLSWESELFAILDDLDGFIKINFKNGEDRAESLRDQLKKEFDGL, encoded by the coding sequence ATGAATAATGTGACGATTTATTTGCTGCTTGGGTTTTTTGCAGCGCTTATTTTATATTTTCAGATACAAAAACTAACCAAAAAGCTCGACGAAGAGGGAGCGGTGCCAGCTTATCAAAAGGCTACGCAAGAGGTTTTAGAAAATTTAAGCAATGCTGAAAAATATCCAAAATTTTGCAATGTAATATTTAAAAAAATAAACGCCTTAAGGCAAGATATTTTATTTGAAGATGCGCTAAATAGCGAGTCTGATAAAGATAAAGCATTAGATGCCTTAGAGCAAATAAGAGAAAAACTGGAAACTTTATCAAAGCAAGAAAATTTAAGCTGGGAGAGTGAGCTCTTTGCGATCTTGGACGATCTAGATGGCTTTATAAAGATAAATTTCAAAAACGGCGAAGATAGAGCTGAGAGCTTAAGAGACCAACTAAAAAAAGAATTTGATGGGTTATAA
- the rarD gene encoding EamA family transporter RarD, with amino-acid sequence MPRLNESQKGVILALSAFFMWGFLAVYFNLFSKDVDAYEILAHRVIWSFFLMAGVLYFSGKMGEIFTLLKDIRSLKILFLSGIFITTNWGVYVYAVSNGKILDTSLGYFINPLISMLLGVIIFKERLNKSGILAICIVVLAISVQIYAQGGLPLVSIILPLSFGFYAAVRKMAKISAFNGLFIETFFMFPFALAYVFYIAFLGKSHFGLNEDSLLMIASSIVTIVPLVAFNAAATRINLTTIGYLQYISPTIAILCAVFIYGENLDGYKVISFCMIWLALAIISIDKFRKRSKNE; translated from the coding sequence ATACCAAGACTAAATGAGAGCCAAAAAGGCGTTATTCTCGCGCTTAGCGCCTTTTTTATGTGGGGGTTTTTGGCGGTTTATTTCAACCTCTTTAGCAAAGATGTCGATGCTTATGAAATTTTAGCCCACAGAGTCATTTGGTCATTTTTCTTAATGGCTGGAGTGCTTTATTTTAGTGGCAAAATGGGTGAAATTTTTACTTTACTTAAAGATATTCGTTCGCTAAAAATCCTATTTTTGAGTGGCATATTTATCACCACAAACTGGGGCGTTTATGTATATGCGGTTAGCAATGGCAAAATTTTAGACACAAGCTTAGGATATTTTATAAATCCCTTAATAAGCATGCTCCTTGGTGTTATCATCTTTAAAGAAAGGCTAAATAAAAGCGGAATTTTAGCCATTTGCATAGTCGTTTTAGCCATTAGCGTACAAATTTATGCCCAAGGCGGATTGCCATTAGTTTCCATCATCTTGCCACTTTCATTTGGATTTTACGCAGCAGTTAGAAAGATGGCAAAGATTAGCGCATTTAACGGGCTTTTTATAGAAACATTTTTTATGTTCCCATTTGCACTTGCTTACGTTTTTTACATAGCATTTTTAGGTAAAAGCCACTTTGGACTAAATGAAGACTCGCTTTTAATGATCGCCTCAAGCATCGTAACCATCGTGCCACTTGTCGCTTTTAACGCAGCGGCAACAAGGATAAATTTAACAACGATCGGCTACTTGCAATACATCTCACCAACCATCGCGATCCTTTGTGCGGTCTTCATTTACGGCGAAAATTTAGACGGCTACAAGGTCATCTCGTTTTGCATGATCTGGCTGGCACTTGCGATAATTAGCATAGATAAATTTAGAAAAAGGAGTAAAAATGAATAA
- the rarD gene encoding EamA family transporter RarD: MIKGIFYSLLASVLFNCIYYMSVLMNPISTQALIGYRMIFAMPFVIAAIFLLKQQRNFKFLLLKIKLKPKILLVLLATSLIVSFQMWLYLWAPSNGSALKVSIGYLIMPIVMVLFGRIFFKEHLSKTKLASIFFAALGVFSTAILSGGISWESAVVFCLYPVYFAIRKYYNLANFSSFVIEIIFMFLFSFYFALTADMNYVMSQNPNIYYLLILLGAISGIALIAQILSSTLVPINVLGLLTYFEPIMMLFVSFAIGERLEKSSYFLMICLAISVTLLMIDSINSIKGDKNTKTK; the protein is encoded by the coding sequence ATGATAAAAGGCATTTTTTATTCGCTTTTGGCATCAGTTTTATTTAACTGCATTTACTACATGTCAGTGCTCATGAACCCCATCAGCACACAAGCTCTTATTGGATACCGCATGATCTTTGCCATGCCTTTTGTCATCGCCGCCATTTTTTTGTTAAAACAGCAGCGAAATTTCAAATTTTTACTTCTAAAAATAAAGCTAAAACCTAAAATTTTACTAGTTTTGCTTGCTACCTCGCTCATTGTCTCATTTCAGATGTGGCTCTATCTCTGGGCTCCAAGCAACGGATCAGCGCTAAAAGTCTCTATCGGCTACCTCATCATGCCAATAGTCATGGTCCTTTTTGGACGGATATTTTTTAAAGAGCACCTCTCTAAAACAAAGCTAGCCTCGATATTTTTTGCAGCCCTTGGCGTCTTTAGCACAGCTATACTAAGCGGCGGCATCTCGTGGGAGAGCGCTGTAGTTTTTTGCCTTTATCCAGTCTATTTTGCCATTAGAAAGTACTACAACCTTGCAAATTTCTCAAGCTTTGTTATAGAGATAATTTTTATGTTTTTATTCTCATTTTATTTTGCGCTCACAGCCGATATGAACTACGTGATGAGCCAAAATCCAAACATCTACTATCTGCTCATCTTGCTTGGTGCTATCAGCGGCATAGCCCTCATCGCCCAGATCCTCTCAAGCACGCTCGTGCCGATAAATGTACTAGGTTTGCTTACATATTTTGAGCCTATAATGATGCTTTTTGTCTCATTTGCTATCGGCGAGAGACTGGAGAAAAGCTCATACTTTTTAATGATCTGCCTAGCCATCTCGGTCACACTTTTGATGATAGATAGTATAAATTCTATAAAAGGCGACAAAAATACCAAGACTAAATGA
- a CDS encoding class II 3-deoxy-7-phosphoheptulonate synthase, whose protein sequence is MTWNRDSWREFNILQQPNYPDLKELKEVEEKLKGLPPLVFAGEARSLKEELAKVCNGEAFLLQGGDCAESFTNFNANNIRDMFKVLLQMAIVLTFAGGYPVVKVGRVAGQFAKPRSSDFEEVNGVKLPSYRGDIINGFEFDEKARVPDPKRMIEAYYQSASTMNLLRAFSRGGLADLHQVHKWNLGFVKKPEIGEKYAKLADELTKTLSFMAACGITSANTPVINQTAVYTSHEALLLPYEEALTRVDSLSGEWYDCSAHMLWIGERTRGTNDAHVHFLSGVKNPIGVKIGPSAKAEDVVALANKLNPENEAGRLNVIIRMGADKIGENLPKILRELKREGLNIVYSIDPMHGNTVKTSNNYKTREFDKIISEVRSFFEIHKAEGTRAGGVHLEMTGQDVTECTGGALNITESSLEQRYETQCDPRLNADQALELAFLMADLVKKA, encoded by the coding sequence ATGACTTGGAACCGCGATAGCTGGAGAGAATTTAATATCTTGCAACAACCAAATTATCCAGATTTAAAAGAGCTTAAAGAGGTCGAAGAAAAATTAAAAGGACTTCCTCCTTTGGTCTTTGCTGGCGAGGCTAGAAGTTTAAAAGAAGAACTTGCAAAAGTTTGCAATGGCGAGGCATTTTTGCTTCAAGGTGGCGACTGCGCTGAGAGTTTTACAAATTTTAATGCAAATAACATCAGAGATATGTTTAAGGTTTTACTTCAAATGGCGATAGTTTTAACCTTTGCTGGTGGCTATCCTGTGGTCAAAGTGGGCCGCGTAGCAGGGCAGTTTGCAAAGCCTAGAAGTAGCGATTTTGAGGAGGTAAATGGCGTTAAGCTTCCAAGCTATAGAGGCGACATCATAAATGGCTTTGAATTTGACGAAAAGGCAAGAGTGCCTGATCCAAAACGTATGATAGAGGCGTATTATCAAAGCGCATCTACGATGAACTTACTTAGAGCCTTTTCAAGAGGTGGTTTGGCCGACCTTCATCAAGTGCATAAGTGGAATTTAGGCTTTGTTAAAAAGCCAGAGATCGGCGAGAAATACGCAAAACTAGCTGATGAACTAACAAAGACGCTTTCATTTATGGCAGCTTGTGGCATCACTTCAGCAAATACGCCAGTCATAAATCAAACCGCGGTTTATACATCTCACGAGGCACTTTTACTCCCTTACGAAGAGGCGCTAACTAGGGTTGATAGTCTTAGCGGTGAGTGGTATGATTGCTCGGCTCATATGCTTTGGATAGGTGAAAGGACGCGTGGTACAAATGATGCTCACGTACATTTTTTAAGTGGTGTGAAAAATCCTATCGGTGTAAAGATCGGACCAAGTGCAAAGGCTGAAGATGTCGTCGCACTTGCAAATAAACTAAATCCAGAAAATGAAGCTGGCAGACTAAATGTGATAATCAGAATGGGCGCTGACAAGATAGGCGAAAATTTACCAAAAATTTTAAGAGAGCTAAAGCGAGAAGGACTAAATATCGTTTATAGTATTGATCCAATGCATGGCAATACTGTAAAAACATCAAATAACTATAAAACCAGAGAATTTGACAAGATAATAAGCGAAGTTAGAAGCTTTTTTGAAATTCACAAAGCTGAGGGCACAAGGGCTGGCGGCGTACATCTTGAGATGACAGGTCAAGACGTGACAGAGTGCACTGGTGGGGCATTAAATATCACTGAAAGTTCGCTTGAGCAAAGATATGAAACACAATGTGATCCAAGGTTAAATGCTGATCAGGCACTTGAGCTTGCATTTTTGATGGCTGATCTAGTTAAAAAAGCTTAG
- a CDS encoding NAD(P)/FAD-dependent oxidoreductase — translation MVNVYDLIVVGGGPCGIASVVEAKRNGLNNVLLLEKGDNHSQTIRKFYKDNKRVDKEYKGQDSTIHGVVSFEDGTKESTLDYFDKLLDTEKIEAFFNSEVESVKKDGEIFKVTTSKAVYEAKNVMISIGKMGRPNKPDYKIPPSLNSVVNFNLDSCTNGEKVLVVGGGNSAVEYAIELCQYNKTTIAYRKDNFSRVNETNLSALWELEKHGKIKVRLNHDIKEIDNESGKVRVHYENGKIRVYDRVVYAIGGSSPVDFLQKCQIKIDEKGTPIVDSNYQSSVPGLYVGGDIVLKNGGSIVVALNHAHHVIKDILKGKA, via the coding sequence ATGGTAAATGTTTATGATCTAATTGTTGTTGGTGGCGGACCCTGTGGAATTGCTAGCGTAGTTGAGGCAAAAAGAAATGGTTTAAACAACGTTTTGCTTCTTGAAAAAGGCGATAATCACAGCCAAACGATAAGAAAATTTTATAAAGATAATAAACGCGTAGATAAAGAGTATAAAGGGCAAGATAGTACGATACATGGTGTAGTTTCATTTGAGGATGGCACGAAAGAGAGTACGCTTGATTATTTTGATAAGCTGCTTGATACTGAAAAGATTGAAGCTTTTTTTAACTCTGAAGTAGAGAGCGTAAAAAAAGATGGAGAAATTTTTAAAGTAACTACCTCAAAAGCCGTCTATGAAGCTAAAAATGTGATGATATCAATTGGCAAAATGGGACGACCAAATAAGCCTGATTATAAAATCCCACCTTCACTAAACTCAGTTGTAAATTTTAACCTCGATAGCTGTACAAACGGCGAAAAGGTGCTTGTTGTAGGTGGCGGAAACTCAGCAGTTGAGTATGCGATCGAGCTTTGCCAATACAATAAAACCACAATCGCTTATAGAAAAGATAATTTTAGCCGCGTAAATGAGACAAATTTAAGCGCACTTTGGGAGTTAGAAAAGCACGGCAAGATAAAAGTTAGGCTAAATCACGATATAAAAGAGATAGATAACGAATCAGGCAAAGTTAGAGTGCATTACGAAAATGGTAAAATTCGCGTTTATGACAGAGTTGTCTATGCAATAGGCGGCTCAAGTCCGGTTGATTTTTTACAAAAATGTCAGATAAAAATCGATGAAAAAGGCACTCCAATAGTTGATAGTAACTACCAAAGTAGCGTGCCAGGACTTTATGTGGGCGGTGACATCGTGCTAAAAAATGGCGGCTCAATAGTCGTTGCTCTAAATCACGCTCATCACGTCATAAAAGACATTTTAAAGGGCAAGGCATAA
- a CDS encoding vesicular transport factor Uso1p: MINKILLAIFCLIVGFCLSFFKSPKEDETPKDTNQTIYSINFDNLPEEERQKYISKDDLYEYGGYITPKSYIQNFTETSDQNLSNDVNELQEQVRELSKKNKILATDNVDISEKNLDFISKISEMKKNIENEKNEIVEKNQKTLGELEAQHFENIQTLTKRLNEAQADMIESSKAYEKKIIDLENAINEAKNGDESKVKDIEANFAKFKEAAEANYTALKEQNIELNTTLAQKDALIKEYENTQNEKDKNEKKEILLLKEEIERAKNDANTQKFSYEKEINALTDGFETQKSVMEDELSKKANKIIDLEEALESSKTALKDRIYELDEIKKNLNSKDLAVENYNGKNLELNASLAALHKSFNDLKEKNLKSEQENKLANENISLLKKELERVNLLNKKLEKQNLDVNTSLSELNKKLNLSEESLKNARDELKTLDTKTNKFLKTLFEQNQTISLQTQKLGLNDSELKNLSAKINLKDEKIKELENNLTQTSQMLAAKQSELEAQKRTLKIDMQNYEILRQQINILQKKIADTSALFADSNKSGGKNLLSLQNELESAKHKLNESNKTIERLNSKINELSSSSVKGSPVNAKIIELQKDIEQNLNRQDELENENVNLKNILQATTKPETPTKLVLISSLECDDMDAKDKISVMCKNRVSEFLQRFNSNYLYEIIPIVDKKNFVIPSNVAQSIKKDDLGRLNNYVNYGVGKERAKAAAELIKEEFGDFARISFSSEVIVKDVTRGFIIKVYR, translated from the coding sequence TTGATAAATAAAATTTTACTAGCTATTTTTTGTTTGATAGTTGGCTTTTGCCTATCGTTTTTTAAATCTCCAAAAGAAGATGAGACACCGAAAGATACTAATCAAACGATTTATTCTATAAATTTTGACAATTTGCCAGAAGAAGAGAGACAAAAATACATCAGTAAAGACGATCTTTACGAATATGGCGGATATATAACTCCAAAAAGCTATATCCAAAATTTTACTGAAACGAGCGATCAAAATTTATCAAATGATGTAAATGAACTTCAAGAACAAGTTCGTGAGCTAAGTAAAAAAAATAAAATTTTAGCTACCGATAATGTCGATATCAGCGAGAAAAATTTGGACTTTATAAGCAAAATTTCAGAGATGAAAAAAAATATCGAAAATGAAAAAAATGAGATAGTTGAAAAAAATCAAAAGACGCTAGGCGAGCTTGAAGCACAACACTTTGAAAATATACAAACTCTCACAAAACGGCTAAATGAAGCTCAAGCTGATATGATAGAGAGCTCAAAAGCCTATGAAAAAAAGATAATAGACCTTGAAAATGCGATAAATGAGGCAAAAAATGGCGATGAAAGTAAGGTAAAAGACATTGAAGCAAATTTTGCTAAATTTAAAGAGGCAGCTGAGGCAAATTACACAGCTTTAAAAGAGCAAAATATAGAGCTAAATACGACACTGGCTCAAAAAGATGCGCTAATAAAAGAGTATGAAAATACTCAAAATGAAAAAGATAAAAACGAAAAAAAAGAAATTTTGCTTTTAAAAGAGGAGATCGAGCGAGCAAAAAATGACGCTAATACACAAAAATTTAGCTACGAAAAAGAGATAAATGCACTAACTGATGGCTTTGAAACGCAAAAGAGTGTTATGGAGGATGAGCTTTCAAAAAAGGCAAATAAGATAATTGATCTTGAGGAGGCTCTTGAGTCAAGCAAGACTGCCTTAAAAGATAGAATTTATGAACTTGATGAGATAAAGAAAAATTTAAACTCAAAAGATTTGGCAGTTGAAAACTATAATGGTAAAAATTTAGAGCTAAATGCCTCTCTTGCGGCACTTCATAAAAGTTTTAATGATCTAAAAGAAAAAAATCTTAAAAGCGAGCAGGAAAATAAACTCGCAAATGAAAATATAAGCTTGCTTAAAAAAGAGCTTGAACGGGTAAATTTGTTAAATAAAAAGCTAGAGAAGCAAAATTTAGATGTAAATACAAGTTTAAGTGAGCTAAATAAAAAGCTAAATTTGAGTGAAGAGAGCCTTAAAAATGCACGAGATGAGCTAAAGACGCTTGATACAAAGACGAATAAATTTTTAAAAACTTTGTTTGAGCAAAATCAAACTATCTCTTTGCAGACTCAAAAGCTTGGTTTAAATGACAGCGAGTTGAAAAATTTAAGTGCAAAGATAAATTTAAAAGATGAAAAGATAAAAGAGCTGGAAAATAATCTCACGCAAACAAGTCAAATGCTAGCAGCAAAGCAAAGTGAGCTAGAAGCTCAAAAAAGGACGCTAAAGATCGATATGCAAAATTATGAAATTTTGCGTCAGCAAATAAATATTTTGCAAAAAAAGATAGCTGATACATCAGCTCTTTTTGCTGATAGCAACAAAAGCGGCGGTAAAAATTTACTAAGCTTACAAAACGAGCTTGAAAGCGCAAAACATAAATTAAACGAGAGTAATAAGACGATTGAGAGGTTAAATTCTAAAATAAATGAACTTAGCTCATCTAGCGTAAAAGGAAGTCCAGTAAATGCCAAGATCATCGAACTTCAAAAAGATATCGAGCAAAATTTAAATAGGCAAGATGAGCTTGAAAATGAAAATGTAAATTTAAAAAATATTTTGCAAGCTACGACAAAACCTGAAACTCCAACAAAGCTAGTTTTGATCTCTAGCCTTGAGTGTGATGACATGGACGCAAAAGATAAGATTAGCGTGATGTGTAAGAATAGGGTGAGCGAATTTTTGCAAAGATTTAACTCAAACTACCTTTATGAGATAATTCCGATCGTAGATAAGAAAAATTTTGTCATCCCATCAAATGTAGCGCAAAGCATCAAAAAAGATGATCTTGGCAGGCTAAATAACTATGTAAATTATGGCGTTGGTAAAGAGCGCGCAAAGGCAGCAGCCGAGCTTATAAAAGAAGAATTTGGCGATTTTGCAAGGATAAGCTTTAGCTCCGAAGTGATCGTAAAAGATGTCACGCGTGGCTTTATCATCAAGGTTTATAGATGA
- a CDS encoding tRNA1(Val) (adenine(37)-N6)-methyltransferase, which translates to MILAQLKSGYRYNSDTLVLYDFISSSLKNFSGRILDVGAGCGILGLLLKRDFKNSSLSLLDILQINGEISKFNASKNGLEAEIINANFVDFKDSEKFDLIVSNPPFYHEGAKQSEDEHIKASRYTSSLGLKDFIKGISVNLKPHKRAFFCYAPDDLSQIVACLKEFKLNLVSLKFIHTKADKPANLALFEVRNNSNSKLKILPPLVMSENGSHTKEAIEIFKKADTKSVDYQELA; encoded by the coding sequence ATGATCTTGGCTCAGCTAAAAAGTGGCTATCGCTACAACAGCGATACGCTGGTACTTTATGATTTTATAAGCTCAAGTTTGAAAAATTTTTCAGGCAGGATTTTAGACGTTGGCGCAGGGTGCGGGATACTTGGGCTTTTGCTTAAACGTGACTTTAAAAATTCCAGCCTAAGCTTGCTTGATATCTTGCAGATAAATGGTGAAATTTCTAAATTTAATGCCAGTAAGAACGGCTTGGAGGCAGAAATTATAAATGCTAATTTTGTAGATTTTAAAGATAGTGAGAAATTTGACCTCATCGTATCAAATCCACCATTTTATCACGAGGGTGCAAAACAAAGCGAAGATGAGCATATAAAGGCTAGTAGATACACAAGCTCTTTGGGTCTAAAAGACTTTATAAAAGGTATAAGCGTAAATTTAAAGCCTCACAAAAGGGCGTTTTTTTGCTATGCACCTGATGATCTTAGTCAGATTGTAGCGTGTCTAAAAGAGTTTAAGTTAAATTTAGTAAGCCTAAAATTTATTCATACAAAGGCAGATAAGCCAGCAAATTTGGCCTTATTTGAGGTGAGAAATAATTCAAACTCAAAGCTAAAAATTTTGCCACCTTTAGTGATGAGTGAAAATGGCTCGCATACAAAAGAGGCGATTGAAATTTTTAAAAAAGCTGACACAAAGAGCGTCGATTATCAGGAACTAGCGTGA